TATTAAAGCAAAAGTTGAGAGAAATAGTTCATCCAAACACAACTTCACTACAACCACCAACCATGAAAGTTAGGACGAAGGGTAAGCCAACATCGAAGAAGAAAATTCAGATTGATACATCCACCAAACGTGATCCGTCCTTATTTGAAATAGTTCAATCTAGTCAAGATAGTAGATCCCTAACAACATGGATATCCAAGAGAAACACCAACCGACTCAAGGGGTATGATGATTGTGTCCCACCACAAATACAACCGTTCTTGCATAGTATTGTCAATGTAGAATCAGATGGACATTGTGGATTTCGCGCGAGAGCAGGGTTACTTGGTATAAGTGAGCACAATTGGAGAGATATTCATTTTAGTCTGATAGGAGAGTTGCAATTTTTCCGTGCGATGTATACGCAATTATATGGATCAGAAATGCGTGTGGATGAGTTACTACATATATTGTATTGGTTTGATAACATTACACCGTGCGAGCATTGGATGACTTTACCTGACATGGGCCATTTAGTTGCTTCAAAATACAATGTCGTATTGGTGCATTTGTCACGGATCCAGTGTCTTACATATCTTCCACTCAGATCAATCCCTCCTCCAGTAGTACAGCACAGGATGATTACTATAGGATTTGTgaatgattgtcattttgtgcaggtattcttacttattttggtatttatttgtttatattgtggatttcatatgtttgttttaacaataatttttgtTGCATATGTCATTTATCAGGTATTCCTTAAGCCAAGGTCACCAATTCCTCTCGTCGCACTGAATTGGTACAGATTTCGATGTGATAATACACGTGATTGGGAAACGCCATACATATCCAGAATTCAAGCATTTTTGTCTCTAGTAGGTCAAGATGTGGCAACACAGGAAGTTTTTGACTTATCTGACACATGATTCTTATTCTTAGATTGTGTTTCTAAATAAGGCTTAAGGCGATGATGATTTTTCGGGCAAGTTTAATTTTCATAGGCTTCAGCCCGTGATTGAAACATTAACTCATATCACCACTTATTGGCAGCCTAATTTGAAGTCCATAAACCCATTTACTATctctttagaggagaaatgggcataagcccatttgctcaagagatggagaagcccaacccattacGTATGATAGCCATCCTTTTGGCCGAGAGAGGAGGACAGTTGGGCGATTCAGGGCTGGGTTTCGTTGGGCTTAGTGGTCTTATTTTTGGAGTTACTTAAGTGGTGATTTGTTGTCCATATCTGAGTCTTTCTATactttatgtatatttttgcattttattttgtgaattatATTGCACTAATatcttgttttatatattttctattcacAAACCTATTTCACACaagatatatttgatttaattgaccCATAATTAAAGTTTATGATATAAAGGAGTTTGATATAAATAAGCTTATAATATCTTGTTTTATAGATCACTTATATCACatataagtatttaaaataaattttgttagtaacaataaaattactttttaagaTAACATAGTTAGCTATTCGAGTTatggaaataatttttaaataaactaagaaaattaaatccaaatagAAAAGGTGATAGTAACATTTATATCTTAGCGACATATCCGAACCTCATCAGAAGTAGTCAAATAGATAAGACTCTACTCACTATAGCAAATACAAATAGTctcatattacaaaaaaaaaaaaaaaaatctctatcaGTCCTTTTTCTTGTCTCTCGAGGGGGGCCTGGGGCTGGATAATGTGGATCTGAACTCGTAGGTGGTGGATTTATAATTACTGCCTGATGTGATGTAACCACCATCGGTGTTCATACCATACTAGAAGGCACTTCTCGAAATACTGTATATGCATGAGACCTAGTAGAAGAAAACCCAGTACGAATAGTCAAAATATCATATACCTGAAGACATGCCCGTCTCCACGCATCTACATCTTGAGTGGATCCACCTAATATGACTTGCCTAAGAAGACAGTGATGCCATGA
This window of the Diospyros lotus cultivar Yz01 chromosome 5, ASM1463336v1, whole genome shotgun sequence genome carries:
- the LOC127801555 gene encoding uncharacterized protein LOC127801555; translated protein: MQSQLAHKIGIDKVSCGCVIKSTYGLPCAHEIVEFMVQGRPIPLSTVHPHWTRLQVVQSAYDGVSSQVTIEPEIESIYKMFYSEPEPMKQVLKQKLREIVHPNTTSLQPPTMKVRTKGKPTSKKKIQIDTSTKRDPSLFEIVQSSQDSRSLTTWISKRNTNRLKGYDDCVPPQIQPFLHSIVNVESDGHCGFRARAGLLGISEHNWRDIHFSLIGELQFFRAMYTQLYGSEMRVDELLHILYWFDNITPCEHWMTLPDMGHLVASKYNVVLVHLSRIQCLTYLPLRSIPPPVVQHRMITIGFVNDCHFVQVFLKPRSPIPLVALNWYRFRCDNTRDWETPYISRIQAFLSLVGQDVATQEVFDLSDT